In Euphorbia lathyris chromosome 2, ddEupLath1.1, whole genome shotgun sequence, the sequence ATCAAACGAGTCTTGTTAAACGAATTGGCTTTCTAAACGGTGTTGTTTTGTCAGAAATTGAGAGTACTAGGTTAAATACAATTGCAACTTATAGGTACTAGATTATAATCTTGCCATTAATTTCTACAAAGATGCATCCAATAATCCATCAATAGTGCTTGCTTTTGCAAATTTGTAGTAGCAAGCAAATAGTTACTTCTTAATTATCATATATAGCACTCAAATAATACTATAAAACAAATTACATAAGTAAAGCAATacttaatcaattaattatcacaaatatgGTAAGATAACAAATCTAAGTTTATACTAATAATAATTGCTTGACATTCAACTCCTACAACATTATGATAATAATAGAAATTAGACATAACATTAATTAACATAATCAATCTGCAGTGTCTTTTTTTCTGTGTTGATCTCTACTGTTTCACCTCAAGCATACAACTGCAAAACCAAAAAACTCAAAATAACCCCAAAAATaaaactatttatttatttttccccATCCAAATGCTCTTTCTTACCTTAGAACCACTTTGAGGAGCAGTGTTCTCATTATTAAAACTATGAGATTTCCTTCCTTTAAATTTTCCATTCTCATCCTTTGTTTTTCTCCTTCTTCCATTCTCCTCCTCCACTTTTTTTTCAGAAAACTTCccatctccatctccatctccatctccatctTGATGATGATTATGATTTTGCTTATCCTGTTGAAGCTTAAGATGAGCTAAGCCTAATTGATGACTTGGACCAGAAGAAGCATCAGAAGCCATGGAATCATCACTGTCTTCATCCAATTCTTGATAGTAATTTTTCCCATTTCCACCATAAacttcctcttcttcatcttcatcttcatcttcatcataagaAAAGCTATCTTGTTCATCTCCATTAATGGAAGAGCCAAGATACATGGTCCACCCAGATTCACTGCTGTGACACTCTTCTGCACCTCCAAAAAGTTGGGAAGACTCCATTTTTATCTAAGTTGAAGTTGAAGTTGtattatatataaagaaaagaTTTTTGAAGAGTATTTGAAAGCAACAAAGATAGACTTTATGTTGGGTGAGGTAGAAGGGTGAGTTAGTACCTGGAAAACTAAAAAGGAGCCATAAATTCTCTGACTCTGAATCAGCAGAATACAGCTGCTAGAGAAGCTGTGAAAGAAAGTGAAATCTAATCTTTAACAAAAGGCATAAATATCAAAGTTTTTTCTTGAATTTGAAAGGACAAGGAGTTGTTCACTGGACATTACATTGGGTTTCTAAAGTCAAGAAACTATGCATCTTTAATTCTCTCTGCAAatatcattaaataaaaagagGATATGCTTTTAATGCAAAGGATGAACCTAAACTACATAAAAGAATATCAGACCCATGTTTtaaatacactatatatataactcttttttttgtcttcttcttcagaaACCACACCTTAGTATATATAATCCTAATGATCCTTTTTTTCCCCCAAATTCTAAATGACTAAATGAAAAATGAGAGCTAAATTGGTGAAtgtttaagttaaaaatttgaaTGGTCCTTTTTCTTTAATTGTTTCTTGTTGATTTAAGCATGCAGAATAGCAGAAGTAGGTAATATTGGAATAGGGTGAATTAATAGTTGATCAGACAGACAACTTCCAGAATTTActtcttgcattcatgtctgaggtgatgtaaaaattaaaaaatttgaaatgaccaTTTTTACTGCTACTTACTTGCATTGCATGTGATGTATTTTTGCTTGTGATTACAAGTTTAGTATTTATGTGGTGTTAATCTTTTGCCGAACATTTTTGACTCTTCCCAATGGGACATATAATGCAGATATGGTAAGATTCACGAGTGTCTCTAATTAATACTTATCTTATCATCAAGGGTTTTCTAatcttatttttctttaatttactCCATATCATCATTAGTTATTTGACTTGAATACTCTAACACTATATTTCTCTTTCAGTAGTTCTTTTTGGTTGTTATCCTAAGAAACTGTATTTCTTGACACATGGATCGATACCCTTCTTACAATCCAGATCCCTCGTAGGGACCATCTGATCCAAACTGAAAATGCTTATAGTACCATTCGACCAAGTGGATCAATATATATCCACAGTTCGTCACAGAATTACGATAAAGGAATGGAAGCCACTGAATTTTATGAGGCGGTTATGCAAACCGTACACCAGGCCACATAGATCAATATCCAGCGTTAGTCCGAAATCGTTACCATGAAGGAAGTAGAGCCTTTGGATTATATGAGGCGGTTATATAAGATGTCTATTGTATGGTAGAACGCACGGCCCGAACATTAGGACCAACCAGATGGTGACACATGTTTGATGAGTAATTAGAGTACACTTTTTctaaatttacaacaactaccCTTGAAGCTTGTGAGAACCTTAAATAAAAGTAAGTAATATCACAGTCACCAATATTATAATTGATTTCAACCCTTTTTAATCTTTGCTAACTTAAGCATCCGAGTTGGTTGTCGGATTTTATTCTCTAACTAGCTGTTTATCTCTTTCAAGTCATTGAGGAAGATACTTGAAGGTATCACATATTAACAGACATCATGTACACTAAGCTTTGAACTTACAAATGTCTAATTTAACTAACCGACTTAATCACTCAAACTAATCTTAAAAGGACATCGAATATTACTCCATTTAATAgtgatttaatttattttaaactaAGCAATTTTGAACAataatagttattttatttgtagtttaaaaaaagttatttattttatacgaAATGTCAAAAAATGAAGTTGTACTAGTAATAATATTTGTGGGGGCAAAAGGAGTATAAAAAGAAAACCCACTTTTCAAAGGGCACATGCAATGGTGTTGGGATtaaattaagataaaatattCGTTggaatatttataattaatgtAGGACCAATACAACAATaaaaatcctaaattatgttGGGACGAATTAAGACGTTttgggaagaagaaaaaaaaattaaaacaagaaTCAAACAATAAATTAAAGTGACACTAGCAATTTCACGTAGTTCATATCATCTCTAATTTTAGATTGTATTCACGTGTCAAATTTGAGCAAATCTTccactattaaaaaaaaaaaaaaaaaacgtgaatgtACAAAAGGAATGCCGTCTAAACAAAATTACCTTTGTATTTAAAGATAGAGAAAACAACAGTAAAATTATGTATACTCTAAAATTTCTAATTGAATTCCTCTTATTCATTTATAACCTTTTAATTTTCGGGTATTTCCATATTGTGTACTTTCTTTACCGGATCACGTTACCCGCTTACCCTTCTCTGTCTTTTCACAAATCCATAGATCCAACTATCCATGTCAATATAATTTCGAAAACGCTCCACAATTTACGACGAATACCTAAACAAAGTTGCTTCGACAAATACAAAGTCGAATTGTGCTGCTTCTATCCTGATTATCTCTTTCTTCCTTTACGTTATTCCTCCGCACTTATGTTCACCTACTTCTCTTCTTCCAAAACCATCCAAGTGCACCGACTTCTGCGGTCTTCCCGCCTAAGGCGCAGTTCTCCCATTGTATGCAAATTTGTATTCCAGTCCAAAAATAATGCGATCCAAAACTTTCAGTCACCACAAAACATGTGATACCGAATATTCGTTAAGTCGCTTGCAATTTTACTCCCAGTAATGTCAGCACGTTGTATAATCAGCACGCATCGATATGTTCCTACACGTCGATACCTCCTAAAGTTTTTTCCATTATTACATGTCGGTTCAACATCCTTCATCTTCTCTTAAATGAGTTTAAGGTCTACCAAGTCTGTTAAATAcatttttaacacattttacATACTTCGTTTTGCTCTTCTTCTAATCTAATGTTTTTTCCATGGTTTAGCTAATCGAGCTAGTTATGAGATTTCTCATATGATGTTGGTATAACTGAATCCATTTAGAACTTCCTTATATGCAGTAGATAAGGTTTGAAGGGATTGAAAGTTTACCAAagtcctttaattaattttctcaaCCATATAGGTGTTTAGACTTCCTACAGTTAAATGTTAGCTTTGTaatgagattttttttgttaggATTGTAGTCTTTATATATGTACAAatttattgttatatataaaggttatttacatattatttattacattttaattatatatataagtttatgAAAGAGGTAAAAAAACAATGACAAAATTCTCATAAGAAAATGTCATCTCACTTTCTATCTAACGACATGGAATTGGTAACCAACTGTCATATCAATTACATTGCACGACAGACATATAAACTAAAACTGTTGTCGTACCAATATTATAATGGCAgattgaaaaacaaaaactatCACAACAGCTATATAAAAGCCATTTTTCACTCAACACAGTGACCGGTTAAATAATGGAACTATCATTATAACGTCATTAAAGTGACAGATTGTATTAGATGTTCGGTCATCGTATCACGAGAAAGACGACATAAAGAAATATGCGTGTGTCATGTGAGGCCATTACGGATGAGGAAGTATCATCAGACGGCAGCGAGTCCCGTGATAATTTTTTTCGAGATAACGATTTTCAATCATTGTCTGAAGGGATTATCGGCATAATGCATATGGTCATAATGTATTATATTCACTGTTACTTTTGCATTAACAGATAACCATCATTATATACATACAACTCCCATGATATGCTTGAAGAGGTTGTCAAGCAACTCTCACTATCAGCTCTGATCATCAAATTGGACTTAGATACAATGAAAACTAAAAGTTTCGTATGAAGTATTTTACTCATGAAAACCGATTGATTCCAAAATTTGCAACAAGTCCTTGGTCTCATGATGACATAGTGGAACAAACTTCTATTCTCGTCTTAAAAGTTCTTCAAAGAATGCGTGACTTTGAAATTGCAGACTATAATTACACAGAAACATTGAATAGAAGAAACTCTTATGTATCAAGTACTCTTCTTTTCCTAAAGAAGATCTTGTCGTGTATAAGAAAATATTGTCCAAGTACAAAACTTTGAAGAACTTTTATCGCTCTTGTCAAAGGAAGCTGGAACAAATTCTGAAACCTTTTGCAAATTCACGTTAATTTTCGCTGTACAATTATCGAACAATGttttttgtggttttttttaaatggatattttttacggtgtttctagaaaaaaatatatcatagcTCTTTATTCCTTATACAATACATATGTTAACATATTTGTATGAACGAAATTATTTGTAACAAAACTTATATTTTAAATAGCAAGACGTAGTTCCGTACCTAATATGTTGCAAATGAGAcgttaaaaaaacatattaagtTCCACTTCCAAATTGCAACAACTTAGGTAAAAATTTGTACTCATTGCCTATCTTTCGTTCTTTTATATCTATACGGACGCCTTTTCCACACTTTGCCAAGAtgaattgtaaaacataatGAGAGTACATTCTAGTCCATAGTTAAAAAGGTTTCTAGTCCATAGTGAAAAAGGTAGAGTATCAAAAAATTTATGTGTAAAATATAAATCATTTGAAATAATAGCTCAAGGTAAAGCTAAAAAAtagcttttattttattctacaCTTGCACATGAATGTCTTTCAGAACTTGAAGTATGTACAATTTAGACCCCATCTTGGCCCAACATATACAACACTGTAATTTTACCAATTAACAGAATTATCTGGATTCGAATTCTCGACCAGTAGTTGGTCTAAATGACTCTCATATATCGTTATGGTGTACGTTTTACCGCTTAAAGTACGTTTTTACTGTGAGTGAACAGTGAAATTGTTGAAT encodes:
- the LOC136220518 gene encoding protein SOB FIVE-LIKE 4 isoform X1, encoding MESSQLFGGAEECHSSESGWTMYLGSSINGDEQDSFSYDEDEDEDEEEEVYGGNGKNYYQELDEDSDDSMASDASSGPSHQLGLAHLKLQQDKQNHNHHQDGDGDGDGDGKFSEKKVEEENGRRRKTKDENGKFKGRKSHSFNNENTAPQSGSKVRKSIWMGKNK
- the LOC136220518 gene encoding protein SOB FIVE-LIKE 4 isoform X2 gives rise to the protein MESSQLFGGAEECHSSESGWTMYLGSSINGDEQDSFSYDEDEDEDEEEEVYGGNGKNYYQELDEDSDDSMASDASSGPSHQLGLAHLKLQQDKQNHNHHQDGDGDGDGDGKFSEKKVEEENGRRRKTKDENGKFKGRKSHSFNNENTAPQSGSKLYA